TGCCGGTCGACGACTCGACGACGCGCCTGGAGATCGCCGGCCTCGCCCGGACGGACAGCGCCGGCTGGGGCACGGAGTTCAACCGCATCGCCGAGCGCCTGCTCCACCTCGAGGAGGAGGAGCTCGACGAGGAGTTCGATCAGGTCGACGCCGGGTGGAACGACTGGGACGACGACCCCTCCGGGGACGCCGAGATGACGGAGCTCCCCCGACGGTCCCGGACGCGGTCCGACCAGCCCGGGAGCGACGGCACGGCCGACGCGGACGGGAGCTGAGGATGTGCGGCTGAACCGGTTGCCTTCTGCCGCGTCGCAGAAGTACCGTGAGACGGAACGCGCGGCCTGCCGCGGGTACCGTGAGACAGAACGCGCGGTCCGCCGCGCGCCGGACTCCTGCCGGTCCCGGCGGGCGTAACAACAGGAAGAGCACATCACGATGTTTGTCGATCAAGGGTTGGCAGATTTCTCCGACCTCGCGTACAAGACGGCGGTGGTCGTCTACCTCGTCGCCCTCGCGGTCTCCCTGTTCTTCTACGGGCAGATGAAGATGGCGACCGATGCCCGCCGCCAGCGGTCCGAGTTCATCAGCAAGGCCCGGAGGGACGCCGCCGGGGCCTCCGGCGCCGCCGGGGGCGGGGGGTCGACGGCCGGGAACGACGCCGCCGGGTCCGGGGAGGGGTCCGGGTCGTCGGTCGCGACGGCGGTGACGACGGCGACCGCCACGGCGCCGGCCCGCCCCGGCACCGGTGACGCGGGGACGGGCGAACCGCCCGTCGACTCCGGTGAGGCCGGGGACATCGTCGAGGAGGACCTGCCCCCGCACCTGCACATCGACATGATCCGGCGGCGCTTCCGCCGGGCCGACAGCACCGGCGGGATGGCCCAGGCCCTCGTCTGGCTGGCCGTCGCCCTCCACATCGCCTTCGTCGTCCTCCGTGGCCTCGCCGCCCAGCGGTTCCCGTGGGGCAACCTCTTCGAGTACATCGCCGTCGTGTCGATGGTCGCGATGATCATCGCCTGCGCGGTCATCCGCCGCCGGTCGATGCGCGTCATGTGGCCGTGGATCCTCACCCCGATCGTGCTGCTGCTGTTCTACTCCGGGACGGAGCTCTACGCGGACGTCGCGCCGGTCGTGCCCTCGCTGAAGTCCAACTGGTACTGGATCCACGTCAGCACCGTGTCCGTCGGCGGCGGCATCGGCCTCGTCTCCGGCATGGCCTCCCTCATGTACCTGCTCCGCCGCTCCCAGCCGAAGGGCAAGGAGAAGGGCGTGCTCGGGGCGATCGCCACGCCGCTGCCGGACGCCGCGAAGCTCGACGCCCTGGCGTACCGCGCGGGTATCTGGACCCTGCCGGTCTTCGGCCTCGGCATCGTCTTCGGCGCGATCTGGGCGCACTTCGCCTGGGACCGGTTCTGGGGCTGGGACCCGAAGGAGACGGTCTCCTTCATCACGTGGATCCTCTACGCCGCGTACCTCCACGCCCGTGCGACGCCGGGGATGCGGGGCCGCTTCGCCGCGGTCATCAACGTCCTCGCGTTCGCGACGATGGTGTTCAACCTGTTCTTCATCAACATGGTCGTCTCCGGCCTGCACTCCTACGCCGGCCTGAACTGACCGTCGGGCGCCGGGGGGCCGGCCTGAACTGACCGCCGGGCGCCGGGTGGGGGTGCCGGCCTGACCTGACCGCCGGGCGCCGGGTGGGGGCGCCGGCCCGAACGGACCGCCGGGCGCCGGGGGGGGACGCCGGCCTGACCTGACCGCCGGGCGCCGGGTGGGGGAGGGCCCGGCCCGGGCGGGGGCGCAGGCACGGCGTCGTCCCCGCGGGGTGCGTGCAGCACACCGCATGATTGCTGACTGACCGGTCAGTCAGATACAGTCCCGGGCATGACACGTGACCAGACGAGCACCACCGGGCCGTCACACGCACTCCCGACGACCCCGGCCGTCCACGCCCGGGGTCTCGTCATCCGGACGCGGCGCGAACCGGTGTGCGGACCAGTCGACCTCGACGTCGAACGCGGGGGGTTCGTCGTCGTCACCGGCCCCCGGGGATCGGGGCGCAGCAGCCTCCTGCTCACCCTCACCGGGCGCATGCGGGCGAGCGAGGGGGAGCTCACCGTGCTCGGCGTGCCCGTCACCCGCAACCTCCGCCGCCTCCAGCGGCGCACGGCCGTCGCGAACATGCGCGACATCGACGAACTCGACGACGCCATGCGGCTGAGCGAACTGCTCTACGAACGGCTCGCCCTCGTCACCCCGTTCTGGCGGCGCCCGCCGGCGTGGACGTCCGACGCCGTCACGCGGTGGCGGGAGCTGTGCTTCGGCGGGTGCGACGTCCGCCCCGACGCGCGCGTCCGCGACCTCACCGCCCTGGAGACGCTCCAGTACCGGGTCTTCCTCGCCGTCGTCGACGAGCCGGAACTCCTCGCCGTCGACGACATCGACCACCTCGGCGCGCCGGACGACCAGCGCGCCGCGTTCGCCTGCCTCCGGGCCGTGGCGAACGAGGGCGTGACCGTCCTCTGCGCGACGACGAACACGGAGACCGTGCCCGACGACTGCGCGACCGTCGCCCTCGCGGCGACGACCGCGGCGAGCGACCTCGACGAGATCCGCGACAACCTCGCCGACCTCGAGCAGGGGTCCGACGACCGCGCCGACGGCGGGACCACCGGGGACACCGGCGCCGACGGCACCACCACCCACGCCGCCGACGACGCCGCCGGCACCGACGCCACGCGCGTCAGCACCACCGGCATCACCACCGGCACCACCACCACCGACGACGCCCAGCAGGAGGACTGATGGACAAGGTCAAGGGGCTCACACCGCACCGCGGGATCCTGGGCTACAACTCGGAGATCCGGCGCTTCCGGGCGTACCCGGCGATGCTCGTCGTCGTCGTGCTCATCCCGCTGTTCTACGGGGGGATGTTCCTCTGGTCGTTCTGGAACCCGACGGAGAACATCGACCACATGAAGGTCGCGCTCGTCAACGAGGACCGCCCCGCGGCCGCGCAGGACGGCACGCCGATCGACGCCGGGACGCAGTTCGTCGACAAGCTCGTCAACACCCCGTCCGTCGACTGGGAGCGGGTGAGCGCGCAGGAGGCCGCGAAGGGCGTCGAGGACGGCACGTACTTCGCGTCGCTCACCGTCCCGGCGGACTTCTCCCGTTCGGTGGCCACGGTCGCGACGGACCACCCGGTCAAGGCCCCGCTCGACGTCCAGTACAACGACGCCAACGGCGGCACGGCCGGGACGATCCTCGAGTCGGTCATGCAGCGCGTCCACGCGACGCTGAGCCAGACGATCG
The sequence above is drawn from the Corynebacterium bovis DSM 20582 = CIP 54.80 genome and encodes:
- the ccsB gene encoding c-type cytochrome biogenesis protein CcsB codes for the protein MFVDQGLADFSDLAYKTAVVVYLVALAVSLFFYGQMKMATDARRQRSEFISKARRDAAGASGAAGGGGSTAGNDAAGSGEGSGSSVATAVTTATATAPARPGTGDAGTGEPPVDSGEAGDIVEEDLPPHLHIDMIRRRFRRADSTGGMAQALVWLAVALHIAFVVLRGLAAQRFPWGNLFEYIAVVSMVAMIIACAVIRRRSMRVMWPWILTPIVLLLFYSGTELYADVAPVVPSLKSNWYWIHVSTVSVGGGIGLVSGMASLMYLLRRSQPKGKEKGVLGAIATPLPDAAKLDALAYRAGIWTLPVFGLGIVFGAIWAHFAWDRFWGWDPKETVSFITWILYAAYLHARATPGMRGRFAAVINVLAFATMVFNLFFINMVVSGLHSYAGLN
- a CDS encoding ATP-binding cassette domain-containing protein, which produces MTRDQTSTTGPSHALPTTPAVHARGLVIRTRREPVCGPVDLDVERGGFVVVTGPRGSGRSSLLLTLTGRMRASEGELTVLGVPVTRNLRRLQRRTAVANMRDIDELDDAMRLSELLYERLALVTPFWRRPPAWTSDAVTRWRELCFGGCDVRPDARVRDLTALETLQYRVFLAVVDEPELLAVDDIDHLGAPDDQRAAFACLRAVANEGVTVLCATTNTETVPDDCATVALAATTAASDLDEIRDNLADLEQGSDDRADGGTTGDTGADGTTTHAADDAAGTDATRVSTTGITTGTTTTDDAQQED